A window from Salarias fasciatus chromosome 11, fSalaFa1.1, whole genome shotgun sequence encodes these proteins:
- the hacl1 gene encoding 2-hydroxyacyl-CoA lyase 1 isoform X1, whose amino-acid sequence MDEVTGAQLIAESLKAQKVDYMFGIVGVPVIEVAMAAQAAGIKFVGMRNEQAACYAASAIGYLTGRPGACLVVSGPGLIHALGGMANANVNCWPVVVIGGSSDRNQETAGAFQEFPQVEACRLYSKFSARPSSLEAIPTVIEKAVRTSIYGRPGACYVDIAGDMVNAKVDRSRVREVSCCPPPPVSVADHEAVTEAVSVLKAAKSPLVIVGKGAAYGRAEAALREFVEMSGLPFLPTPMGKGVLPDDHPNCVAAARSRALLQADVVLLLGARLNWILHFGLPPRFNPNVKVIQVDLCAEEMGNNVKPAVSLLGDVNAIVNQLLKCVQKDGWRYPSNTEWWSALKEKIVSNAKASKALALEVRVPMNYYMVFHHISQLLPQDCIIVSEGANTMDIGRTMLNNYLPRHRLDAGTFGTMGVGLGFAIAAAALEKSANSGRRVVCVEGDSAFGFSGMEVETMCRYQLPVVIIVVNNNGIYSGMDPKTWKEMSQMGDLTAIAPPVSLLPEARYDLIMTAFGGQGYLVRTVQELRDALQRSLSDWDRPSLLNVLIDPSSDRKQQEFPWLTRSNL is encoded by the exons ATGGACGAAGTGACGGGAGCCCAGCTGATTGCTGAGTCGCTGAAAGCGCAG AAAGTGGACTACATGTTTGGGATTGTGGGGGTCCCTGTCATTGAGGTGGCCATGGCTGCTCAGGCTGCTGGCATCAAGTTTGTGGGAATGCGCAACGAACAAGCG GCCTGCTATGCAGCCAGTGCCATTGGATATTTGACTGGGAG GCCAGGTGCCTGCTTGGTCGTGTCCGGACCAGGTCTCATCCATGCTCTGGGGGGAATGGCCAATGCAAATGTGAACTGCTG gcCAGTGGTTGTTATTGGAGGGTCCTCGGACAGAAATCAAGAGACAGCAGGCGCTTTTCAGGAGTTCCCTCAA GTGGAGGCGTGTCGACTATACAGCAAGTTCTCTGCAAGGCCCAGCAGTCTAGAAGCCATTCCCACAGTGATCGAGAAG GCTGTACGGACAAGCATATATGGACGCCCAGGTGCCTGCTATGTGGACATTGCTGGGGACATGGTCAATGCTAAAGTGGACAGGAGCAGAGTCAG AGAAGTGTCCTGCTGTCCCCCTCCACCGGTGAGTGTGGCTGACCACGAGGCAGTCACAGAAGCCGTGTCTGTGCTAAAAGCAGCAAAATCACCCTTGGTAATTGTTGGAAAAG GAGCCGCCTATGGCAGAGCTGAGGCTGCGCTGAGAGAGTTTGTGGAGATGTCTGGTCTGCCGTTTCTGCCCACGCCCATGGGAAAAGGTGTCCTACCAGATGATCATCCCAACTGTGTGGCAGCTGCTCGCTCCAG AGCTCTCCTCCAGGCCGACGTCGTGCTTCTGCTTGGGGCCAGACTCAACTGGATTTTGCACTTTGGCCTGCCGCCCAGATTTAATCCAAATGTTAAAGTCATTCAG GTCGACCTTTGTGCAGAGGAGATGGGCAACAATGTGAAGCCAGCTGTTTCTCTCCTGGGAGACGTCAATGCTATCGTCAACCAG CTCCTTAAATGTGTCCAAAAGGACGGCTGGCGATATCCCTCAAACACAGAGTGGTGGAGCGCATTGAAGGAGAAGATTGTTTCTAATGCCAAAGCATCAAAG gctctTGCTCTTGAGGTCAGAGTGCCGATGAACTACTACATGGTGTTCCATCACATTTCGCAGCTGCTGCCCCAGGACTGCATCATCGTCAGCGAGGGCGCCAACACCATGGACATCGGACGCACTATGCTGAATAACTACCTGCCCCGGCACAG GTTGGATGCGGGCACCTTTGGCACGATGGGCGTCGGCCTGGGATTTGCGATAGCAGCAGCTGCTTTGGAGAAAAGTGCAAACAGCGGGCGGCGGGTGGTCTGTGTGGAGGGAGACAGCGCTTTTGGATTTTCTGGCATGGAAGTGGAAACCATGTGCAG GTAtcagcttcctgttgtcatCATCGTGGTCAATAATAATGGAATATACAGTGGGATGGATCCTAAGACGTGGAAAGAAATGTCACAGATGGGAGATCTGACCGCAAT agctcctcctGTGTCGCTGTTACCAGAAGCCCGCTACGATCTCATCATGACCGCGTTTGGAGGCCAGGGCTACCTGGTGAGGACGGTGCAGGAGCTGCGTGACGCCTTGCAGCGCAGCCTGAGTGACTGGGACAGGCCGAGCCTCCTCAATGTCCTGATTGATCCTTCatcagacaggaagcagcag GAGTTTCCTTGGCTCACCCGCTCCAACCTGTAG
- the hacl1 gene encoding 2-hydroxyacyl-CoA lyase 1 isoform X2 has product MDEVTGAQLIAESLKAQKVDYMFGIVGVPVIEVAMAAQAAGIKFVGMRNEQAACYAASAIGYLTGRPVVVIGGSSDRNQETAGAFQEFPQVEACRLYSKFSARPSSLEAIPTVIEKAVRTSIYGRPGACYVDIAGDMVNAKVDRSRVREVSCCPPPPVSVADHEAVTEAVSVLKAAKSPLVIVGKGAAYGRAEAALREFVEMSGLPFLPTPMGKGVLPDDHPNCVAAARSRALLQADVVLLLGARLNWILHFGLPPRFNPNVKVIQVDLCAEEMGNNVKPAVSLLGDVNAIVNQLLKCVQKDGWRYPSNTEWWSALKEKIVSNAKASKALALEVRVPMNYYMVFHHISQLLPQDCIIVSEGANTMDIGRTMLNNYLPRHRLDAGTFGTMGVGLGFAIAAAALEKSANSGRRVVCVEGDSAFGFSGMEVETMCRYQLPVVIIVVNNNGIYSGMDPKTWKEMSQMGDLTAIAPPVSLLPEARYDLIMTAFGGQGYLVRTVQELRDALQRSLSDWDRPSLLNVLIDPSSDRKQQEFPWLTRSNL; this is encoded by the exons ATGGACGAAGTGACGGGAGCCCAGCTGATTGCTGAGTCGCTGAAAGCGCAG AAAGTGGACTACATGTTTGGGATTGTGGGGGTCCCTGTCATTGAGGTGGCCATGGCTGCTCAGGCTGCTGGCATCAAGTTTGTGGGAATGCGCAACGAACAAGCG GCCTGCTATGCAGCCAGTGCCATTGGATATTTGACTGGGAG gcCAGTGGTTGTTATTGGAGGGTCCTCGGACAGAAATCAAGAGACAGCAGGCGCTTTTCAGGAGTTCCCTCAA GTGGAGGCGTGTCGACTATACAGCAAGTTCTCTGCAAGGCCCAGCAGTCTAGAAGCCATTCCCACAGTGATCGAGAAG GCTGTACGGACAAGCATATATGGACGCCCAGGTGCCTGCTATGTGGACATTGCTGGGGACATGGTCAATGCTAAAGTGGACAGGAGCAGAGTCAG AGAAGTGTCCTGCTGTCCCCCTCCACCGGTGAGTGTGGCTGACCACGAGGCAGTCACAGAAGCCGTGTCTGTGCTAAAAGCAGCAAAATCACCCTTGGTAATTGTTGGAAAAG GAGCCGCCTATGGCAGAGCTGAGGCTGCGCTGAGAGAGTTTGTGGAGATGTCTGGTCTGCCGTTTCTGCCCACGCCCATGGGAAAAGGTGTCCTACCAGATGATCATCCCAACTGTGTGGCAGCTGCTCGCTCCAG AGCTCTCCTCCAGGCCGACGTCGTGCTTCTGCTTGGGGCCAGACTCAACTGGATTTTGCACTTTGGCCTGCCGCCCAGATTTAATCCAAATGTTAAAGTCATTCAG GTCGACCTTTGTGCAGAGGAGATGGGCAACAATGTGAAGCCAGCTGTTTCTCTCCTGGGAGACGTCAATGCTATCGTCAACCAG CTCCTTAAATGTGTCCAAAAGGACGGCTGGCGATATCCCTCAAACACAGAGTGGTGGAGCGCATTGAAGGAGAAGATTGTTTCTAATGCCAAAGCATCAAAG gctctTGCTCTTGAGGTCAGAGTGCCGATGAACTACTACATGGTGTTCCATCACATTTCGCAGCTGCTGCCCCAGGACTGCATCATCGTCAGCGAGGGCGCCAACACCATGGACATCGGACGCACTATGCTGAATAACTACCTGCCCCGGCACAG GTTGGATGCGGGCACCTTTGGCACGATGGGCGTCGGCCTGGGATTTGCGATAGCAGCAGCTGCTTTGGAGAAAAGTGCAAACAGCGGGCGGCGGGTGGTCTGTGTGGAGGGAGACAGCGCTTTTGGATTTTCTGGCATGGAAGTGGAAACCATGTGCAG GTAtcagcttcctgttgtcatCATCGTGGTCAATAATAATGGAATATACAGTGGGATGGATCCTAAGACGTGGAAAGAAATGTCACAGATGGGAGATCTGACCGCAAT agctcctcctGTGTCGCTGTTACCAGAAGCCCGCTACGATCTCATCATGACCGCGTTTGGAGGCCAGGGCTACCTGGTGAGGACGGTGCAGGAGCTGCGTGACGCCTTGCAGCGCAGCCTGAGTGACTGGGACAGGCCGAGCCTCCTCAATGTCCTGATTGATCCTTCatcagacaggaagcagcag GAGTTTCCTTGGCTCACCCGCTCCAACCTGTAG
- the colq gene encoding acetylcholinesterase collagenic tail peptide: MTLLALGLYLPLCFCYGLAQSSFLDSLLPLPAALRSQEQQKRFNPCCLLSPPPPPLFPPPPSLWRRHAHNEDSRDHEGESNQEKGSSCVQGPLGPAGPPGPQGPPGLPGIAGPKGEKGEIGRPGQKGRTGPPGLPGKPGPAGWPGPSGAKGEKGDPGLMGLPGARGPIGPRGLPGYKGEKGTRGDRGENGLKGDKGAMGFPGMLGQKGEMGPKGEPGTSGNRGPTGRPGKRGKQGVKGDPGIIGPMGPAGPQGSPGHPGPPGSPATGLYMVGTKGARGPPGPPGKCNCGSFGASPYDDYQSTGNYPKVPAIFVVSNEEELERLHTDNALAFRKDQRSLYFKDIDGWLPIQTFPFQLTPFQSMENAPDDEGYCGDGIVQISTGEECDDRNRVVTDGCVKCKHAYCGDGYRYEGAEECDGKDFGYQTCNSYLPGSYGHLKCTPYCVIDSTNCKYFT; the protein is encoded by the exons ATGACTCTTCTCGCACTTGGACTGTATCTGCCGCTGTGTTTCTGCTACGGCCTGGCTCAGTCCTCCTTTCTGGACAGCCTGCTTCCGCTCCCGGCAG CTCTCAGATcccaggagcagcagaagagatTCAACCCATGCTGTTTACTGagtccacctccacccccgctGTTCCCTCCACCCCCTTCACTTTGGCGCCGCCACGCTCAT aaTGAAGATTCTAGAGATCATGAGGGTGAATCTAATCAGGAAAAGGGTTCGTCCTGTGTGCAAGGCCCTCTGGGGCCGGCCGGTCCCCCGGGTCCTCAG GGTCCACCTGGATTACCTGGGATCGCAGGGCCTAAAGGAGAAAAG GGAGAAATCGGACGACCTGGGCAAAAG GGTCGGACCGGGCCTCCTGGACTCCCCGGGAAGCCGGGACCAGCTGGCTGGCCGGGACCAAGTGGGGCCAAA GGTGAGAAGGGCGACCCGGGGCTGATGGGTTTGCCTGGAGCCAGAGGACCAATTGGGCCGAGG GGTTTACCTGGATACAAAGGGGAGAAG GGTACTCGGGGCGATCGAGGTGAGAATGGACTGAAGGGAGACAAG GGTGCGATGGGTTTCCCAGGAATGCTTGGACAGAAA GGTGAAATGGGTCCAAAAGGAGAACCTGGAACCTCAGGAAACAGAGGACCGACGGGCCGACCGGGGAAGAGAGGCAAACAG GGAGTAAAGGGGGATCCGGGGATCATTGGTCCAATGGGCCCAGCAGGACCACAGGGATCCCCGGGACACCCCGGACCACCCGGATCACCTGCCACAG GACTCTACATGGTCGGAACAAAAGGTGCTCGtgggcctccaggacctcctggAAAGTGTAACTGCGGCTCGTTCGGTGCTTCTCCGTATGACGACTATCAGTCGACAGGAAACTACCCCAAAGTACCGGCG ATCTTCGTGGTGAGCaacgaggaggagctggagcgtcTTCACACAGACAATGCTCTCGCTTTCCGCAAAGACCAGAGATCTCTGTATTTCAAAGACATCGACGGCTGGCTACCCATCCAG ACATTCCCCTTCCAGCTGACTCCCTTCCAGTCCATGGAAAACGCCCCTGACGATGAGGGCTACTGTGGCGACGGGATCGTGCAGATCTCCACCGGGGAAGAGTGCGACGACAGAAACAGAGTCGTCACAGACGGCTGCGTCA AGTGTAAACACGCCTACTGCGGGGACGGATACCGATACGAGGGGGCCGAGGAGTGCGACGGGAAGGACTTTGGCTATCAGACGTGCAATTCGTATCTTCCAGG GTCGTACGGTCACCTGAAGTGCACGCCATACTGCGTGATCGACTCCACAAACTGCAAGTACTTCACCTGA